The following coding sequences lie in one Numenius arquata chromosome 27, bNumArq3.hap1.1, whole genome shotgun sequence genomic window:
- the LIX1L gene encoding LIX1-like protein, translated as MESVRAQRLQPGVGTLRSLRPGVTGASAPPAPPSAILAAPLPPAAAPPPPAGLGLGLGLPPPPPPLGLQGPAAAPPPPGSGPPAVLREAVEAVVRSFAKHTQGYGRVNVVEALQEFWQMKQSRGADLKNGALVVYEMVPSNSPPYVCYVTLPGGSCFGSFQFCPTKAEARRSAAKIALMNSVFNEHPSRRITDEFIEKSVSEALASFNGNREEADNPNTGIGAFRFMLESNKGKSMLEFQELMTVFQLLHWNGSLKAMRERQCSRQEVLAHYSHRALDDDIRNQMAMDWVNREQTNPGALSRELASTERELDEARLAGKELRFHKEKKDILMLAAGQLGGTHPPNC; from the exons ATGGAGTCGGTGCGGGCGCAGCGGCTGCAGCCCGGCGTGGGGACGCTCCGCTCCCTCCGCCCCGGCGTTACCGGCGCTTCCGCTCCCCCGGCCCCTCCGTCCGCCATCCTGGCGGCTCCGttgcctcccgccgccgcccctccgccgccggccgggttgggactggggctggggctgccgccgccgccgccccccttgGGGCTgcagggccccgccgccgccccgccgccgcccggttCCGGGCCGCCCGCCGTGCTGCGGGAAGCGGTGGAGGCGGTGGTGAGGAGCTTCGCCAAGCACACGCAGGGCTACGGCCGTG TCAATGTTGTGGAGGCCCTCCAGGAGTTCTGGCAGATGAAGCAGTCGCGCGGGGCTGACCTGAAAAACGGAGCCCTGGTGGTGTACGAGATGGTCCCGTCCAACAGCCCCCCTTACGTCTGCTACGTCACcctccccggggggagctgcttcGGCAGTTTCCAG TTCTGCCCAACCAAGGCTGAAGCCCGAAGGAGCGCCGCGAAGATTGCGCTGATGAACTCGGTCTTTAACGAGCATCCCTCCCGCAGGATCACAGACGAGTTCATCGAGAAGAGTGTTTCGGAGGCCCTGGCATCTTTCAAC GGCAATCGGGAGGAAGCTGATAATCCCAACACCGGGATCGGTGCTTTCCGCTTCATGCTGGAATCCAACAAGGGAAAATCCATGCTGGAGTTCCAG GAGCTGATGACCGTCTTCCAGCTCCTGCACTGGAACGGCAGCCTGAAAGCCATGCGGGAGAGGCAGTGCTCGCGGCAG gagGTCCTGGCCCACTACTCCCACCGCGCGTTGGACGACGACATCCGCAACCAGATGGCCATGGACTGGGTGAACAGGGAACAAACCaacccgggggccctttccagaGAGTTGGCTTCTACGGAGAGAGAGCTGGACGAAGCCCGGCTGGCCGGGAAGGAGCTGCGTTTCCATAAGGAGAAGAAAGACATCCTGATGCTGGCGGCCGGCCAGCTGGGGGGCACGCACCCCCCCAACTGCTAG
- the PEX11B gene encoding peroxisomal membrane protein 11B, with the protein METWVRFSAQSQAKERLFRAAQYACALAGDTLRRNGASAGVLASVRQLEAHLSLSRKLLRLGSSAEALEAAKRAIHLSDMVLRFCVTLSHLNRAMYFACDNVLWAGKTGLLPGVDQEKWSQRSFRYYLFALVVNLSRDAYEIRLLMEREVGGKRAKGSENGRQLRPDNGLQQLGLRLQIQLRLLLRVLRNNPPLLLDLVKNACDLFIPLDKLGLYKTNPGFVGFCGLTSSLLSILAILHPWLKLKP; encoded by the exons atgGAGACCTGGGTGCGCTTCAGCGCCCAGAGCCAGGCCAAGGAGCGGCTCTTCAG GGCCGCGCAGTACGCCTGTGCCTTGGCGGGGGACACGCTGCGGAGGAACGGGGCGAGCGCCGGGGTCTTGGCCAGCGTCCGGCAGCTGGAGGCTCACCTCAGCCTGAGCCGCAAGC TGCTGCGCCTGGGCAGCTCGGCCGAGGCGCTGGAGGCGGCGAAACGGGCCATTCACCTGTCGGACATGGTGCTGCGGTTCTGCGTCACCCTCAGCCACCTCAACAGGGCCATGTACTTCGCCTGCGACAACGTCCTCTGGGCGGGGAAGACGGGGCTGCTGCCCGGCGTGGACCAGGAGAAGTGGAGCCAGAGATCCTTCAG GTATTACCTCTTTGCCCTCGTGGTGAACCTGAGCCGGGACGCCTACGAGATCCGTCTCCTGATGGAGCGGGAGGTCGGCGGGAAGCGAGCGAAGGGCAGTGAGAACGGCCGCCAGCTCCGGCCAGACAACgggctccagcagctggggctgaggCTGCAGATCCAGCTCCGGCTTCTCCTCCGGGTCCTTCGGAACaaccctcctctgctgctggaccTGGTGAAAAACGCCTGCGACCTTTTCATCCCCCTGGACAAGCTGGGGTTGTACAAAACCAACCCGGGGTTCGTGGGCTTCTGCGGcctcacctcctccctcctctccatcctcgCCATCCTTCATCCCTGGCTCAAACTGAAGCCTTAG